A region of Etheostoma cragini isolate CJK2018 chromosome 24, CSU_Ecrag_1.0, whole genome shotgun sequence DNA encodes the following proteins:
- the LOC117939235 gene encoding nck-associated protein 5-like isoform X7: MVSLQQQFSRMEETVRSLLQNQGVGEQTAVDTVDIMKAYKDKLSEEVRKQYDGPEGNGSPSLIQTEPDLGRPPNADPDASQAEEDTDKSRPLLDRLKALEEKNSALASENESQREQYERCLDEVANQVVQALLTQKDLREECLKLRTRVFDLEQQNRALGVLFQQRIKPASDLLLQKLHSRILDISAADLLLETERSKAFLLSRNTDSPSSEIQLNGKAGLPVTKCLSQLSLTAPAPVYPRSSCSSSELSLSSACSEFSSGSYTWNDGRSCGKMSSLTWEKRLSLGSSAPSNICAALEEQLPTRRKESNILEGLRKLQRRKHRSSSASSKVSKSGDKDCMNSNEGIYSLGIKSGSKVVFKPTHVGRTAAVGGKKFSYDSDDADDELAHSRRGDNIPTKDSWLYCRRLSRSISDSLCSWEGIQDSGGGGDGSSGPGATKQPSGCYSKERPEKLMSFINSFLPEGGRTTAFSKPSFLHFNPSYHLSDPDDPEELNSESCEIGTSFSQPSEQDSKRMSRDAAKQLAQQCLRREQGRTQSADGRPRPFSLIKEPKGANCTQSEESILAIFDSEGQPIELCAQKLTAGSGPRNDIQSSKVVADYTDLVPRERPTRQKAENARNYSILESPEKPSEYQIRSSKTSNSREGSAERLSMQLTPQRKLIKPPSNRPNKGHSILPMNDSAGSKSSGSKIPGRNKPSGSPLGLPKGSSFDPSNNENSGPSGQEKSPSSPAVKLSRFIKTPGICLQSPKTVNSKLPSRTEWSKGSSSGSPHLSRRPLEYADKGEQPTRDKHCETTKNKLRSPSPPPPPGRTTSLLIRPNYEGSPQAHKTWVAQTSTPTTVRGPPPSYHTSLLPNMQTTLPIKDKDCLDLDAGYGTALAPQKLVEKTSQHLQKSPAMTPTKGTSKRMTSKDYLPSANSGCAPETEKSPRSSKNVPPPYSALRGSSLQNAFANKIGSTHENVHQTVQKTSVSLPISLQDNPQGKTEQQNSKAVVSPPSLVMLSPNTAEKASKTRIPMGFKPFFKSPPSHKNSPSIPGKQEKDHINSVSKETVTSNASTQCDSLKPVYSIESPPKMSITEGNGAVKCRLKEEDVHAAVLAEEGGVCDKGKSSSELFSRSTSVTNKSHLKPALGMNGAKARSQSFSTNYIEKPNINVLDGPGKIRTQIITNSGERGNTLSRQSSLEVPSVSLVESPIHSPRTRLSHYGGMTGSNSHNILPERTVKSGSKAERSHVKEARSLPISDRIGLNNICKPAKVASHPQFQPPSSCVLSSEKPVRETEGIATTLNEPDFSREVQIQTDSTVTEEKKISPTVCTIEEKVMMGIEENLQKCQEQEKVAASETKQKTGPSLANWFGLRKSKLPALGVKKADSPKGKEEKKESKIGSVLGGKHMKSDKRKDKKKNDNQQRDSQEVQNLSEMNNKLSSIMDHCNNQMGQIASQIQCTTAFIAKDQFVKEILGRTAVKGNCVAASPPGMSTPRRHSAMKGDMEICPDTATLVMTQKINLRAENEEGRIPDTACQDHMLGSSCQMRTLDSGIGTFPLPDSVTRASGRHIPKSESSPDGVTACSSDLDREPPSSYPDPSQPNVKVPSLPKTCLHAPASMGHSLSESSVTCCNNTQDTQSRLPKLAASDAIRTKRLSLCAPHSNIFTEDKKKESERKMKAHDHDMTGEKALQVSTHSGSSSDTETEAEGTGSSPQRTLISRSKRDSVNQNEETLKRSSMEKSLLIMDYYQHDTYSHLEKDSRRISQYNLLHKESSLDGKARDRLSEEIPMEKMPVSAQSDSLDFSLESLNHLNHSSSSSSSLYPDTSLGSRRVDCHADAGKSREDCCKGDEPSSSSISSKPGADPVGSLSDSLYDSFSSCTSQGSNEV; the protein is encoded by the exons GATGGAAGAGACGGTGCGGTCGCTGCTGCAGAATCAGGGCGTTGGGGAGCAGACTGCTGTGGACACGGTGGACATCATGAAGGCCTACAAG GATAAACTCTCAGAGGAAGTGCGTAAACAGTATGATGGCCCCGAAGGGAATGGCTCTCCGTCGTTGATTCAAACGGAGCCAGACCTGGGGCGGCCACCGAACGCTGATCCCGATGCCAGCCAAGCAGAAGAGGACACAGACAAATCCAGACCTCTTCTAGATCGCCTCAAGGCCCTGGAG GAGAAGAATTCTGCCTTGGCCTCGGAGAACGAGAGCCAGAGGGAACAGTATGAACGCTGTCTGGATGAG GTTGCAAATCAAGTTGTGCAGGCGCTTCTCACCCAGAAG GATCTGAGAGAGGAATGTCTGAAGCTGCGAACGCGGGTTTTTGACCTCGAACAGCAGAATAGGGCGCTGGGTGTTTTGTTCCAGCAGCGGATCAAGCCCGCCTCGGACCTGCTTCTCCAG AAACTCCACTCTCGGATCTTGGATATATCTGCGGCAGATTTGCTtctggagacagagagaagcaaGGCCTTCTTGCTCTCCAGAAACACAGACTCTCCCTCCAGT GAGATTCAGTTGAATGGAAAGGCAGGTCTCCCTGTGACGAAGTGTCTTAGCCAGCTGAGTCTGACAGCACCAGCGCCTGTTTATCCACGCAGCAGCTGTAGCAGTAGTGAGTTGTCCCTGTCAAGTGCGTGCAGTGAATTCTCCAGCGGCTCCTACACCTGGAATGATGGACGCTCCTGTGGGAAAATG TCATCTCTGACCTGGGAAAAGAGGCTGAGTTTGGGTTCATCAGCCCCGAGTAATATCTGCGCCGCCCTAGAGGAGCAGCTCCCCACAAGGCGCAAGGAGAGCAACATACTCGAGGGACTGAGAAAGCTCCAGAGGAGGAAACACAGGAGCTCTTCTGCTTCATCCAAGGTCTCCAAGTCAGGCGACAAAGACTGCATGAACTCCAACGAGGGCATCTATTCGTTGGGTATTAAGAGTGGCAGTAAAGTGGTTTTCAAGCCTACCCATGTGGGTAGAACTGCAGCCGTTGGGGGCAAGAAGTTCTCTTATGATTCAGATGATGCAGATGATGAATTGGCACATTCCAGGCGAGGAGATAACATTCCCACCAAAGACAGTTGGCTGTACTGTAGGAGGCTCTCCCGTAGCATTTCAGACAGTTTGTGTAGCTGGGAGGGGATACAGGacagtggaggtggaggtgacGGTAGCTCAGGACCCGGGGCTACAAAACAACCTTCTGGTTGTTACTCAAAAGAGCGTCCTGAGAAACTCATGAGTTTCATTAACAGTTTTCTTCCTGAGGGAGGGCGGACAACAGCTTTTAGTAAACCATCCTTCCTACACTTCAACCCCTCTTATCACCTCTCTGACCCTGATGATCCAGAGGAACTCAACTCTGAGTCTTGTGAAATCGGAACATCCTTTAGCCAGCCATCGGAGCAAGACTCCAAGAGAATGTCAAGAGATGCTGCCAAGCAGCTCGCACAACAGTGCTTGCGTAGAGAGCAGGGACGCACCCAGTCTGCAGATGGGAGGCCCAGACCTTTCAGCCTAATTAAGGAGCCCAAAGGGGCCAATTGTACTCAGTCTGAAGAGAGCATTTTGGCAATATTCGATTCAGAAGGACAGCCTATTGAACTTTGTGCTCAGAAGCTCACAGCAGGTTCTGGGCCTCGAAATGACATACAAAGTAGTAAGGTAGTTGCCGATTACACAGACCTAGTGCCCCGAGAGAGGCCAACAAGgcagaaagcagaaaatgcaagAAACTACAGCATTCTTGAATCTCCAGAAAAGCCATCTGAATATCAAATTAGATCTAGCAAAACAAGCAATAGCAGGGAGGGCAGTGCAGAGAGGCTTTCAATGCAGCTGACTCCACAAAGGAAACTGATCAAACCACCAAGCAACCGACCCAATAAAGGCCATTCCATACTACCAATGAATGATTCTGCTGGTTCCAAGTCTAGTGGTTCAAAGATACCCGGCCGGAACAAACCTTCAGGATCCCCACTGGGATTGCCTAAGGGCTCTTCCTTTGACCCAAGTAACAATGAAAACTCAGGACCCTCTGGTCAGGAGAAATCCCCCTCCTCTCCTGCAGTTAAACTGTCCAGGTTCATAAAGACACCAGGAATCTGCTTACAGAGCCCAAAGACGGTAAACTCCAAGCTCCCCAGCAGGACCGAATGGAGTAAAGGCTCCTCCTCTGGTTCCCCGCACCTCTCAAGGAGGCCCCTGGAGTATGCTGACAAGGGTGAACAGCCAACCAGGGACAAACACTGTGAAACCACCAAAAACAAACTCAGGTCcccttctcctccccctcccccggGCCGCACCACCTCCTTACTGATTAGACCAAATTACGAAGGGTCGCCTCAAGCACATAAAACATGGGTGGCTCAAACATCCACACCAACCACTGTGAGGGGCCCTCCCCCAAGTTACCACACCTCACTTTTACCAAATATGCAAACTACGCTACCCATCAAGGATAAAGACTGTTTAGACTTGGATGCAGGCTACGGGACTGCACTTGCACCTCAAAAACTGGTTGAGAAAACCAGTCAGCACCTTCAAAAGTCCCCTGCCATGACACCTACTAAAGGCACTTCCAAGAGGATGACCTCGAAAGACTACCTCCCTTCTGCAAACTCAGGGTGTGCTCCAGAAACTGAAAAATCACCTAGAAGCTCAAAGAATGTCCCTCCTCCCTACAGTGCCCTCAGAGGGTCCTCACTTCAGAACGCATTTGCAAATAAAATAGGATCAACCCATGAAAATGTCCATCAGACAGTGCAGAAGACCTCTGTTAGTTTACCTATATCGCTTCAGGACAACCCTCAAGGTAAAACCGAACAACAAAATAGTAAAGCTGTTGTCAGCCCACCCAGCTTGGTCATGCTTTCCCCCAACACAGCAGAAAAAGCCTCAAAGACTCGCATCCCAATGGggtttaaacctttttttaaatctccacCCAGTCATAAAAATAGTCCCTCTATACCAGGCAAGCAAGAGAAAGATCATATCAACTCAGTCTCTAAGGAGACTGTGACGTCAAATGCTTCTACCCAATGTGACAGCTTGAAGCCAGTGTACAGTATTGAGTCCCCTCCCAAGATGTCCATTACAGAGGGGAACGGTGCGGTCAAGTGTAGGTTAAAGGAAGAAGACGTGCATGCTGCTGTGTTAGCAGAGGAGGGGGGCGTTTGCGATAAAGGGAAAAGCAGTAGTGAACTTTTCTCTAGATCAACATCTGTTACCAACAAATCTCATCTAAAGCCGGCCTTGGGCATGAATGGGGCCAAAGCCCGTAGCCAGAGTTTCAGCACCAACTACATTGAGAAACCCAACATCAATGTTCTCGATGGACCTGGTAAAATCCGAACTCAGATCATCACCAACTCTGGGGAAAGGGGAAACACTTTGTCAAGGCAGAGTTCCTTGGAGGTACCAAGTGTTAGCTTAGTGGAAAGCCCTATTCATTCCCCCAGGACAAGGCTTAGCCACTACGGAGGCATGACAGGGTCGAATAGTCACAACATCCTCCCTGAGAGAACTGTTAAATCAGGCTCCAAAGCTGAGAGATCCCATGTTAAAGAGGCACGTAGCTTACCCATCAGTGATAGGATTGGTTTGAACAACATTTGTAAGCCAGCAAAAGTTGCCTCTCATCCACAGTTTCAGCCTCCTTCCTCTTGTGTCCTTAGCTCAGAAAAGCCAGTGCGAGAGACAGAAGGCATAGCAACCACCCTGAATGAGCCAGACTTTAGCAGGGAAGTCCAAATCCAGACAGACTCTACGGttacagaggagaaaaaaatcagCCCAACAGTCTGCACTATTGAAGAGAAAGTCATGATGGGAATCGAAGAGAATTTGCAGAAATGTCAAGAACAGGAGAAGGTCGCTGCCAGCGAGACCAAACAGAAAACGGGCCCCTCTCTGGCAAACTGGTTCGGCCTCCGTAAGAGCAAACTTCCAGCTCTGGGCGTTAAGAAAGCAGACTCCCCCAAgggaaaagaggagaagaaggagtCGAAGATCGGATCAGTGCTTGGAGGCAAACATATGAAGTCTGACAAGAGGAAGgataagaagaaaaatgataaccagcagagagacagtcagGAAGTGCAGAATCTGTCTGAGATGAACAACAAGCTGAGCTCCATCATGGACCACTGCAACAATCAGATGGGTCAGATTGCCAGTCAGATCCAGTGTACAACAGCCTTTATCGCCAAAGACCAGTTTGTAAAAGAGATTCTTGGCAG GACTGCTGTGAAGGGCAACTGTGTGGCTGCATCGCCACCGGGGATGTCCACACCCAGGAGACACAGCGCAATGAAGGGAGATATGGAGATCTGTCCAGATACTGCT ACCCTTGTAATGACTCAGAAGATCAACCTGAGGGCTGAAAATGAGGAGGGACGCATCCCAGACACAGCTTGTCAAGACCACATGCTAG GCTCTAGCTGTCAGATGAGAACCTTGGACAGCGGGATCGGCACCTTCCCTCTCCCCGATTCCGTCACCCGGGCCAGCGGTCGCCACATCCCCAAATCTGAATCCAGCCCCGATGGGGTGACCGCTTGCTCCTCTGATCTTGATCGGGAGCCTCCCTCTTCTTACCCAGACCCCTCACAACCTAACGTGAAAGTGCCTTCCCTCCCAAAAACCTGCCTGCATGCCCCTGCCAGCATGGGTCACTCCCTGTCGGAGTCCAGTGTAACCTGCTGCAACAACACACAAGACACCCAGAGCCGCCTACCCAAATTAGCAGCATCAG ATGCAATCAGGACAAAGAGGTTAAGTCTTTGTGCTCCCCACAGCAACATCTTCACAGAggacaaaaagaaggaaagtgaGAGGAAGATGAAAGCCCATGACCATGATATGACCGGG GAAAAAGCTCTGCAAGTGTCCACACACTCGGGGAGTAGCAGCGACACCGAGACTGAAGCCGAGGGAACCGGAAGCTCACCCCAAAGGACCCTGATCAGCAGATCTAAGAGGGACTCAG TCAACCAGAATGAGGAGACCTTGAAGCGAAGCAGTATGGAGAAATCCTTGTTGATCATGGACTACTACCAGCATGATACATACTCACATCTGGAAAAGGACAGCAGGAGGATTTCTCAGTACAACCTGTTGCACAAGGAGTCATCCCTGGATGGTAAAGCAAGAGACAGGCTCAGT GAGGAGATTCCCATGGAGAAGATGCCCGTCAGTGCCCAGTCCGACTCTCTCGACTTCTCTTTGGAGTCCCTGAACCACCTgaaccacagcagctccagcagcagcagcctgtacCCAGACACGAGCTTAGGCAGCCGCAGAGTAGACTGCCACGCCGACGCAGGAAAGAGCAGGGAGGACTGCTGCAAGGGGGACGAGCCCTCCTCCTCCAGTATCTCTAGCAAGCCTGGGGCGGATCCGGTGGGCTCCCTCAGCGACTCGCTGTACGACAGCTTCTCCTCCTGCACCAGTCAGGGCTCCAACGAAGTGTAG
- the LOC117939235 gene encoding nck-associated protein 5-like isoform X2 yields the protein MSQFVDHGIVSVCGRLRNVPLLELLAEYMDANKCIDELLKQLEEERRNVRREKLAVARLQREVARSKSEGTMREKLIHELEEERRLRLESEKRLREVTEESEVGRAQMVSLQQQFSRMEETVRSLLQNQGVGEQTAVDTVDIMKAYKDKLSEEVRKQYDGPEGNGSPSLIQTEPDLGRPPNADPDASQAEEDTDKSRPLLDRLKALEEKNSALASENESQREQYERCLDEVANQVVQALLTQKDLREECLKLRTRVFDLEQQNRALGVLFQQRIKPASDLLLQKLHSRILDISAADLLLETERSKAFLLSRNTDSPSSEIQLNGKAGLPVTKCLSQLSLTAPAPVYPRSSCSSSELSLSSACSEFSSGSYTWNDGRSCGKMSSLTWEKRLSLGSSAPSNICAALEEQLPTRRKESNILEGLRKLQRRKHRSSSASSKVSKSGDKDCMNSNEGIYSLGIKSGSKVVFKPTHVGRTAAVGGKKFSYDSDDADDELAHSRRGDNIPTKDSWLYCRRLSRSISDSLCSWEGIQDSGGGGDGSSGPGATKQPSGCYSKERPEKLMSFINSFLPEGGRTTAFSKPSFLHFNPSYHLSDPDDPEELNSESCEIGTSFSQPSEQDSKRMSRDAAKQLAQQCLRREQGRTQSADGRPRPFSLIKEPKGANCTQSEESILAIFDSEGQPIELCAQKLTAGSGPRNDIQSSKVVADYTDLVPRERPTRQKAENARNYSILESPEKPSEYQIRSSKTSNSREGSAERLSMQLTPQRKLIKPPSNRPNKGHSILPMNDSAGSKSSGSKIPGRNKPSGSPLGLPKGSSFDPSNNENSGPSGQEKSPSSPAVKLSRFIKTPGICLQSPKTVNSKLPSRTEWSKGSSSGSPHLSRRPLEYADKGEQPTRDKHCETTKNKLRSPSPPPPPGRTTSLLIRPNYEGSPQAHKTWVAQTSTPTTVRGPPPSYHTSLLPNMQTTLPIKDKDCLDLDAGYGTALAPQKLVEKTSQHLQKSPAMTPTKGTSKRMTSKDYLPSANSGCAPETEKSPRSSKNVPPPYSALRGSSLQNAFANKIGSTHENVHQTVQKTSVSLPISLQDNPQGKTEQQNSKAVVSPPSLVMLSPNTAEKASKTRIPMGFKPFFKSPPSHKNSPSIPGKQEKDHINSVSKETVTSNASTQCDSLKPVYSIESPPKMSITEGNGAVKCRLKEEDVHAAVLAEEGGVCDKGKSSSELFSRSTSVTNKSHLKPALGMNGAKARSQSFSTNYIEKPNINVLDGPGKIRTQIITNSGERGNTLSRQSSLEVPSVSLVESPIHSPRTRLSHYGGMTGSNSHNILPERTVKSGSKAERSHVKEARSLPISDRIGLNNICKPAKVASHPQFQPPSSCVLSSEKPVRETEGIATTLNEPDFSREVQIQTDSTVTEEKKISPTVCTIEEKVMMGIEENLQKCQEQEKVAASETKQKTGPSLANWFGLRKSKLPALGVKKADSPKGKEEKKESKIGSVLGGKHMKSDKRKDKKKNDNQQRDSQEVQNLSEMNNKLSSIMDHCNNQMGQIASQIQCTTAFIAKDQFVKEILGRTAVKGNCVAASPPGMSTPRRHSAMKGDMEICPDTATLVMTQKINLRAENEEGRIPDTACQDHMLGSSCQMRTLDSGIGTFPLPDSVTRASGRHIPKSESSPDGVTACSSDLDREPPSSYPDPSQPNVKVPSLPKTCLHAPASMGHSLSESSVTCCNNTQDTQSRLPKLAASDAIRTKRLSLCAPHSNIFTEDKKKESERKMKAHDHDMTGEKALQVSTHSGSSSDTETEAEGTGSSPQRTLISRSKRDSVNQNEETLKRSSMEKSLLIMDYYQHDTYSHLEKDSRRISQYNLLHKESSLDGKARDRLSEEIPMEKMPVSAQSDSLDFSLESLNHLNHSSSSSSSLYPDTSLGSRRVDCHADAGKSREDCCKGDEPSSSSISSKPGADPVGSLSDSLYDSFSSCTSQGSNEV from the exons GATGGAAGAGACGGTGCGGTCGCTGCTGCAGAATCAGGGCGTTGGGGAGCAGACTGCTGTGGACACGGTGGACATCATGAAGGCCTACAAG GATAAACTCTCAGAGGAAGTGCGTAAACAGTATGATGGCCCCGAAGGGAATGGCTCTCCGTCGTTGATTCAAACGGAGCCAGACCTGGGGCGGCCACCGAACGCTGATCCCGATGCCAGCCAAGCAGAAGAGGACACAGACAAATCCAGACCTCTTCTAGATCGCCTCAAGGCCCTGGAG GAGAAGAATTCTGCCTTGGCCTCGGAGAACGAGAGCCAGAGGGAACAGTATGAACGCTGTCTGGATGAG GTTGCAAATCAAGTTGTGCAGGCGCTTCTCACCCAGAAG GATCTGAGAGAGGAATGTCTGAAGCTGCGAACGCGGGTTTTTGACCTCGAACAGCAGAATAGGGCGCTGGGTGTTTTGTTCCAGCAGCGGATCAAGCCCGCCTCGGACCTGCTTCTCCAG AAACTCCACTCTCGGATCTTGGATATATCTGCGGCAGATTTGCTtctggagacagagagaagcaaGGCCTTCTTGCTCTCCAGAAACACAGACTCTCCCTCCAGT GAGATTCAGTTGAATGGAAAGGCAGGTCTCCCTGTGACGAAGTGTCTTAGCCAGCTGAGTCTGACAGCACCAGCGCCTGTTTATCCACGCAGCAGCTGTAGCAGTAGTGAGTTGTCCCTGTCAAGTGCGTGCAGTGAATTCTCCAGCGGCTCCTACACCTGGAATGATGGACGCTCCTGTGGGAAAATG TCATCTCTGACCTGGGAAAAGAGGCTGAGTTTGGGTTCATCAGCCCCGAGTAATATCTGCGCCGCCCTAGAGGAGCAGCTCCCCACAAGGCGCAAGGAGAGCAACATACTCGAGGGACTGAGAAAGCTCCAGAGGAGGAAACACAGGAGCTCTTCTGCTTCATCCAAGGTCTCCAAGTCAGGCGACAAAGACTGCATGAACTCCAACGAGGGCATCTATTCGTTGGGTATTAAGAGTGGCAGTAAAGTGGTTTTCAAGCCTACCCATGTGGGTAGAACTGCAGCCGTTGGGGGCAAGAAGTTCTCTTATGATTCAGATGATGCAGATGATGAATTGGCACATTCCAGGCGAGGAGATAACATTCCCACCAAAGACAGTTGGCTGTACTGTAGGAGGCTCTCCCGTAGCATTTCAGACAGTTTGTGTAGCTGGGAGGGGATACAGGacagtggaggtggaggtgacGGTAGCTCAGGACCCGGGGCTACAAAACAACCTTCTGGTTGTTACTCAAAAGAGCGTCCTGAGAAACTCATGAGTTTCATTAACAGTTTTCTTCCTGAGGGAGGGCGGACAACAGCTTTTAGTAAACCATCCTTCCTACACTTCAACCCCTCTTATCACCTCTCTGACCCTGATGATCCAGAGGAACTCAACTCTGAGTCTTGTGAAATCGGAACATCCTTTAGCCAGCCATCGGAGCAAGACTCCAAGAGAATGTCAAGAGATGCTGCCAAGCAGCTCGCACAACAGTGCTTGCGTAGAGAGCAGGGACGCACCCAGTCTGCAGATGGGAGGCCCAGACCTTTCAGCCTAATTAAGGAGCCCAAAGGGGCCAATTGTACTCAGTCTGAAGAGAGCATTTTGGCAATATTCGATTCAGAAGGACAGCCTATTGAACTTTGTGCTCAGAAGCTCACAGCAGGTTCTGGGCCTCGAAATGACATACAAAGTAGTAAGGTAGTTGCCGATTACACAGACCTAGTGCCCCGAGAGAGGCCAACAAGgcagaaagcagaaaatgcaagAAACTACAGCATTCTTGAATCTCCAGAAAAGCCATCTGAATATCAAATTAGATCTAGCAAAACAAGCAATAGCAGGGAGGGCAGTGCAGAGAGGCTTTCAATGCAGCTGACTCCACAAAGGAAACTGATCAAACCACCAAGCAACCGACCCAATAAAGGCCATTCCATACTACCAATGAATGATTCTGCTGGTTCCAAGTCTAGTGGTTCAAAGATACCCGGCCGGAACAAACCTTCAGGATCCCCACTGGGATTGCCTAAGGGCTCTTCCTTTGACCCAAGTAACAATGAAAACTCAGGACCCTCTGGTCAGGAGAAATCCCCCTCCTCTCCTGCAGTTAAACTGTCCAGGTTCATAAAGACACCAGGAATCTGCTTACAGAGCCCAAAGACGGTAAACTCCAAGCTCCCCAGCAGGACCGAATGGAGTAAAGGCTCCTCCTCTGGTTCCCCGCACCTCTCAAGGAGGCCCCTGGAGTATGCTGACAAGGGTGAACAGCCAACCAGGGACAAACACTGTGAAACCACCAAAAACAAACTCAGGTCcccttctcctccccctcccccggGCCGCACCACCTCCTTACTGATTAGACCAAATTACGAAGGGTCGCCTCAAGCACATAAAACATGGGTGGCTCAAACATCCACACCAACCACTGTGAGGGGCCCTCCCCCAAGTTACCACACCTCACTTTTACCAAATATGCAAACTACGCTACCCATCAAGGATAAAGACTGTTTAGACTTGGATGCAGGCTACGGGACTGCACTTGCACCTCAAAAACTGGTTGAGAAAACCAGTCAGCACCTTCAAAAGTCCCCTGCCATGACACCTACTAAAGGCACTTCCAAGAGGATGACCTCGAAAGACTACCTCCCTTCTGCAAACTCAGGGTGTGCTCCAGAAACTGAAAAATCACCTAGAAGCTCAAAGAATGTCCCTCCTCCCTACAGTGCCCTCAGAGGGTCCTCACTTCAGAACGCATTTGCAAATAAAATAGGATCAACCCATGAAAATGTCCATCAGACAGTGCAGAAGACCTCTGTTAGTTTACCTATATCGCTTCAGGACAACCCTCAAGGTAAAACCGAACAACAAAATAGTAAAGCTGTTGTCAGCCCACCCAGCTTGGTCATGCTTTCCCCCAACACAGCAGAAAAAGCCTCAAAGACTCGCATCCCAATGGggtttaaacctttttttaaatctccacCCAGTCATAAAAATAGTCCCTCTATACCAGGCAAGCAAGAGAAAGATCATATCAACTCAGTCTCTAAGGAGACTGTGACGTCAAATGCTTCTACCCAATGTGACAGCTTGAAGCCAGTGTACAGTATTGAGTCCCCTCCCAAGATGTCCATTACAGAGGGGAACGGTGCGGTCAAGTGTAGGTTAAAGGAAGAAGACGTGCATGCTGCTGTGTTAGCAGAGGAGGGGGGCGTTTGCGATAAAGGGAAAAGCAGTAGTGAACTTTTCTCTAGATCAACATCTGTTACCAACAAATCTCATCTAAAGCCGGCCTTGGGCATGAATGGGGCCAAAGCCCGTAGCCAGAGTTTCAGCACCAACTACATTGAGAAACCCAACATCAATGTTCTCGATGGACCTGGTAAAATCCGAACTCAGATCATCACCAACTCTGGGGAAAGGGGAAACACTTTGTCAAGGCAGAGTTCCTTGGAGGTACCAAGTGTTAGCTTAGTGGAAAGCCCTATTCATTCCCCCAGGACAAGGCTTAGCCACTACGGAGGCATGACAGGGTCGAATAGTCACAACATCCTCCCTGAGAGAACTGTTAAATCAGGCTCCAAAGCTGAGAGATCCCATGTTAAAGAGGCACGTAGCTTACCCATCAGTGATAGGATTGGTTTGAACAACATTTGTAAGCCAGCAAAAGTTGCCTCTCATCCACAGTTTCAGCCTCCTTCCTCTTGTGTCCTTAGCTCAGAAAAGCCAGTGCGAGAGACAGAAGGCATAGCAACCACCCTGAATGAGCCAGACTTTAGCAGGGAAGTCCAAATCCAGACAGACTCTACGGttacagaggagaaaaaaatcagCCCAACAGTCTGCACTATTGAAGAGAAAGTCATGATGGGAATCGAAGAGAATTTGCAGAAATGTCAAGAACAGGAGAAGGTCGCTGCCAGCGAGACCAAACAGAAAACGGGCCCCTCTCTGGCAAACTGGTTCGGCCTCCGTAAGAGCAAACTTCCAGCTCTGGGCGTTAAGAAAGCAGACTCCCCCAAgggaaaagaggagaagaaggagtCGAAGATCGGATCAGTGCTTGGAGGCAAACATATGAAGTCTGACAAGAGGAAGgataagaagaaaaatgataaccagcagagagacagtcagGAAGTGCAGAATCTGTCTGAGATGAACAACAAGCTGAGCTCCATCATGGACCACTGCAACAATCAGATGGGTCAGATTGCCAGTCAGATCCAGTGTACAACAGCCTTTATCGCCAAAGACCAGTTTGTAAAAGAGATTCTTGGCAG GACTGCTGTGAAGGGCAACTGTGTGGCTGCATCGCCACCGGGGATGTCCACACCCAGGAGACACAGCGCAATGAAGGGAGATATGGAGATCTGTCCAGATACTGCT ACCCTTGTAATGACTCAGAAGATCAACCTGAGGGCTGAAAATGAGGAGGGACGCATCCCAGACACAGCTTGTCAAGACCACATGCTAG GCTCTAGCTGTCAGATGAGAACCTTGGACAGCGGGATCGGCACCTTCCCTCTCCCCGATTCCGTCACCCGGGCCAGCGGTCGCCACATCCCCAAATCTGAATCCAGCCCCGATGGGGTGACCGCTTGCTCCTCTGATCTTGATCGGGAGCCTCCCTCTTCTTACCCAGACCCCTCACAACCTAACGTGAAAGTGCCTTCCCTCCCAAAAACCTGCCTGCATGCCCCTGCCAGCATGGGTCACTCCCTGTCGGAGTCCAGTGTAACCTGCTGCAACAACACACAAGACACCCAGAGCCGCCTACCCAAATTAGCAGCATCAG ATGCAATCAGGACAAAGAGGTTAAGTCTTTGTGCTCCCCACAGCAACATCTTCACAGAggacaaaaagaaggaaagtgaGAGGAAGATGAAAGCCCATGACCATGATATGACCGGG GAAAAAGCTCTGCAAGTGTCCACACACTCGGGGAGTAGCAGCGACACCGAGACTGAAGCCGAGGGAACCGGAAGCTCACCCCAAAGGACCCTGATCAGCAGATCTAAGAGGGACTCAG TCAACCAGAATGAGGAGACCTTGAAGCGAAGCAGTATGGAGAAATCCTTGTTGATCATGGACTACTACCAGCATGATACATACTCACATCTGGAAAAGGACAGCAGGAGGATTTCTCAGTACAACCTGTTGCACAAGGAGTCATCCCTGGATGGTAAAGCAAGAGACAGGCTCAGT GAGGAGATTCCCATGGAGAAGATGCCCGTCAGTGCCCAGTCCGACTCTCTCGACTTCTCTTTGGAGTCCCTGAACCACCTgaaccacagcagctccagcagcagcagcctgtacCCAGACACGAGCTTAGGCAGCCGCAGAGTAGACTGCCACGCCGACGCAGGAAAGAGCAGGGAGGACTGCTGCAAGGGGGACGAGCCCTCCTCCTCCAGTATCTCTAGCAAGCCTGGGGCGGATCCGGTGGGCTCCCTCAGCGACTCGCTGTACGACAGCTTCTCCTCCTGCACCAGTCAGGGCTCCAACGAAGTGTAG